The following coding sequences are from one Diabrotica virgifera virgifera chromosome 2, PGI_DIABVI_V3a window:
- the LOC126879997 gene encoding histone H4: MTGRGKGGKGLGKGGAKRHRKVLRDNIQGITKPAIRRLARRGGVKRISGLIYEETRGVLKVFLENVIRDAVTYTEHAKRKTVTAMDVVYALKRQGRTLYGFGG; encoded by the coding sequence ATGACTGGACGTGGAAAGGGTGGTAAAGGTTTGGGAAAAGGTGGCGCTAAACGTCACCGTAAAGTATTACGTGACAACATCCAAGGTATTACCAAGCCTGCTATAAGAAGATTAGCTCGTCGCGGAGGTGTAAAACGTATCTCTGGTTTAATCTATGAGGAAACGCGAGGTGTATTGAAAGTATTTTTGGAAAACGTTATTAGAGATGCCGTTACCTATACTGAGCACGCCAAAAGGAAAACAGTAACTGCTATGGATGTTGTATATGCACTTAAACGACAAGGTCGTACTTTGTACGGTTTTGGTGGTTAA